The nucleotide sequence gcgcaggGCGTCCAGCGTCATGAGGTCAATCACCTTGGTCACACGGTGCTGGTAGACGATACGGTGGAGGTGGGAGCGGGCGAGGAAGATCTCCTCGATGACGCCGTCCAGCTTGTCGGGGTAGCCGATGGATGTCTCGTCATTgtcacccaccaccacccgtGCACCTTGGAAAAGGCGGCTCATGGAGACGAAGGTGGGCGTACCAAGGCACGCGACAGAGTCCCGCTGGATGTAGTCGATCTTGTCCACGTCCAGCCCACTGCGCTTGTTCGCGATAATCTCCGTCGTGAAGCGCGCCCACTTTGGTCGTCCAACGTTGTCCGGCCACGCCTTGCCGGGTGCGAGGCCGTTGATCAGCAGCTCCACGTAGCGCAGATCACTCTCCGTAAAGCCGAGCTCGGCTAGCTCCGTCTCATTCTCCAACCACATCTTGCGGAGAAGCATGATGCTCGCCTGTTCATGCGACcacctgcgcagctgcacttcCTCCGGCCGCGCAGAGGAGCGCACAAAGGACTCGAACAAGTGCGACAGTGGTCCATGCCCGAGGTCGTGGCACAAGCCGGCAATCCCGATACAGTGCATGTCCTTCTGCGCGGCCTCACGCGTCAGGTTCGCGATCTCGGGGACGCCAAAGTCCCTGTGTTCCTCTCGATGCCCATCCACGATGCTGCGGTACAGCTCCATGCCAAGGTAGCAGACACCTAGAGAGTGCTCGAAGCGGGAGTGCGTGGCACCTGGGTAGACATAGAAGGAGTTTCCCAGCTGCTTCAggtcgcgcagccgctgcaccaccggcgAGTCCGTCAGGATGCGAATCACCGGCGGGAACTCGAGCTGACCGTAGAGTGTGTCGCGAACGGACATGGACCGCTTCGGCTCCAACATCTGGCACACCTCCTCGCGCCGGACGGACTCCGCCTTggagcgcagcggtggcggcatggTGACTTACCAGTGGGCTTGCTCGAGAGAGGGACGCAatcaggcacacacacacacgcgcaaacGCAGAAAAGAACGCGGAAGAACGCTACaaaatcaaaaaaaaacgcgaaGGACGATAAGACCGACAGGCATCGAGCAAGCGAGAGACGCACGTCCTCGGCACCGCTTACTTCAGGtgcgtccccctccccccttgaGGGCGCTGTGGGAATGCAAAAgggtctgtgtgcgtgtgtgtgtgtgtgtgtgaatgCGCTGATcggcaggaggaggacgagaggacggacgacgaggagaagAGCTGTGCACATCACAACTGCGACgaggaaaaacaaagagagggcgaggaaaGGGTAGTACCCGGGAGATGACAAGGTGGCAGAGTGTGATGGTGACCCATGCAGACAATGAGAAGTGTGCCGGCCATCGACGACGGCCATCGAGGAGTTGAGGCGACgagcgagggcagcagcgtcatcgtgtgtgcgtgtgccgctggaagcatcaccccctcccctcccatcTGTGGCGGGGTTTCTCCTCTCCCATGTATGGGCGGCGCACGGAAAAGACGGCCGCTCACCCACCCGCCTACTCACCTTCACCCCAGTTGCCGTGCAAGCAGCACCGAAATCACCTGTTGTACGTGAAGTGGGGTGGATGCGCTTTCCCTCGCAGGGGATCTTCTGCCCGTCCGTGTTGCTGCCAGTGCCGGTGCCAAAAGGAAGAGCTGAAGGGTGCCGGGCAGATAAAGCGAgggctgcacgcgcgcacaggcgtgGGTGCCGTCTCTCAAACGTCAATGCTAGGCCAGGTGCCAGTACGTGAAAATATATAGAAGGTATTCCAGACGCAAGCGGCGCGCGAGGTGGCCGATCTATGTACATCGATGGCATCCAAAGGCAAGCAAACCAAAAAGAAGAACGGGAAGAGCATGGTGGCGCTCAAACGCTCCGTCCGACTTAGCGTAGCGTGCACGCATCGCATCACGCGCCATGTCACGGGCACGGGAAGGAGAGTGCCTCGGCTAACGAACGCTGCTTAGAGAGACGGtcgcccaccaccgccctccacctcttccaccgcggcggccccAGTCACCGCAGACTCGCCACTTGACGTTGACGACGGCTCGATTTCCTCTTCgttcgcgctgccgcacaggcCGCCCAGGATGGTTAGCCCTTCGGTCTGAAGCCGCTCGCGCAGTGCGTTCACCTGCACAGCAATGGAATTGTTCTCGCCGGCCACCTGTAGCGAGACGGCTCGCATGCGGGTTAGTTCCGCGTCGAGCCGTCGAATCTCTCCACGCAACTGCGCCGTCCGTGACGCcaacggcggtggcaggAGTTCCGAGGAGCTGTGCCGTGACAGATGCACACTTCGGGAGTTGGTCGTGTGCAGAAACGTCAATGAGCCATCCGTGTTCGGGGTGGAGGTCGGTAACAGCGGAGTCGATGCCACTCCCTGCCAAACGTCCCCGCAAATGGCCAGCTCCTCTTCCAACAGCTTCATGGCACGCGGCATCCGCTGAGACGATGCAGTGGGGGCAGGAGACCTGCCAGCGCCAGCCGCAGGCTCACAGCCGGCGTCTGTGGAAAATCGAGAGACGCCATTTAAGAGGCTGTTCATATGTCCCCGGCTTgcgtccgcctccgcaggaggcgatGCGGTCTCGGGTACCGACGATTTCCCCGCGAACCcgggagaagcggcggcgagctgctcgTCCAGGAAGTTCAGCTCAGTGTGGTACACTTCATATCGGTACGCCACGCGAATGTCTGACACGCGGCTGCGACGCACGTCGTTGCCAAGGGTAGAGCGCAGCTGATACCGCGGGCCCAGCGCGTTTTCCTTCCACGCAGCCGAGAAACCGCTCTGCAAGACGCTGTTGCGCGCGATTTCGGACATGTCATTCAGCTCGAACTTCCACAGCTTCGCGGCGATCGAGTACTCCTCCACAAGCGGCTCACGCGTGAAGTGGAAGTAGAGCGGCTGATTCGTTGCGAGGCTAACGTTCAAGCCGCGATGGAAAAAGACCGGGAAAGGGTTCTCAAGGTAGGCGGAGGCGCCAGCTGTGTTGCTGAGCGGGGACATTGCCACGCCGACCTGAGCAATGTACCACATGTACTCCAGCACGGGGTGCCGCGCCAGCGTGACGCCGTGGTTGATGCTGTTAGCCAAGCAGAAGCCGCTCACGGGGTGGTCCATActgccgcgctcgccgcACTGCGGACGCAGGGTGAACGTGCTCAGCCCGCGCGAGGCCCGGAACTCGTTAAGCGACGTGATATTTGCCCATATGTAGTACATGTAGTAGCTGTACGGCGGGTTCAAGTCGCTGTTCCAGTCGTGCGGTGAGACGTCCGTGAGCGGCAGGTCGATCTTCGATTCATCCGCGATGCAGTCAAAGCCGGACAGGTGCGCCAGTAGGTAGTGGAACTTTGTGTCCTTGGCCGGGTGCATGCTGATCTCCCACAGCGGATGGAAGACATTGTCGAGGAACGCGCCGAAGTTCTTCAGCACTCCGTTTCGGCGTAGGCGGCGGTAATGCCACGGCAGGCACACCATCCAACGGCTACGCGAGCTGGCCATGCCGTAGCAATCGAACCAGTGCGCCAGATCGTACCACTCCTGTTCGGAGGCACCGGTGATGGAGAGCCGGTTCTCGGCGTAGCTGAAGGCGTCCTCCTCGTAGATGTCCAGAGTCCGCTTAGTCAGCTCGGCAAAGTAACGGCCTTGCATGAAGTTAAACGGTGACAGGAAGATTTCACGCAGGTCGGGGTGCGTGTTCAGGCGGTGGTTAAGCTCGTCGACGGTGATGTGGTGCACGTCAATCTCGTACTCGCTCAGCAGCTCCTTGAGCGTGACGGGGTGATGATCGCGCTCGAAGACGACGTCCTCGCCGTGATTCAGGGCCTTGTCGACAAAGAACTCCAGCAGCGTGCGGGCGTTCGAGCCGGCGTCGGTATGCACGTTCGTGTCCACCTTGTAGGCGGTGAAGAAGTCGCGGTTGTTCcactccttctcctccctcttgccGGCCTCGTTGGAGATGTTCATGGAGAGGTGGAGCAGGAACTTCTGCTCCAGCAGGTGAAGTCGGTGCGTCgcgagccgctgcagagCCACCGAGCTCGCCGTCTGCCGAATCACGGACATGTCGCGAATGAACTCCGTAATGGTCGGCAGGAACGTCGGCCACAACGGCGTCTTGCCCTGCTGAGACAAGATGCACACGCCATAGTACGTGTTGTACTCCCACTGCGCCTCATCAAATTGACGGGTGGTGCTGAAGACGTCTTCGACGTGCACGTTGGCGTcagtcgccaccgccgtgcgGTTCGCATTTCCGACGTACTTGAGACGGAGCGCGACgacctgccgcagcgccgccaccgcctccgtcgcgaAGCCCGAGCGATGGCCGCCGTAGTAGATGTCGATGCGGGGGTACACAATGCGCTGGTCCGTGTAGTTCATGCGGCGCGAGTGGCGAGACTGCTGGACGAGGTCCGAAACCAGCACCGACTGCGCGTAGGGGATGAGGTGCAGTGAAAGGgctccgccgtcgctgtcgccgccgtcaaCGCCCGAGCCCACGCCGCCTGGCGCCTTGATGCCGGCCTTCGCCAGGAGCTGGTTTAGAAGCGCCTCCTCATGCGCGAGGGTCTCGTGGCGGAACTGCAGGCGATAGTCACacacgccgcagcgacgcaggTCGTTGCCCTCCGCCCCTAGCGTAGAAAAGCGCTCGCCCAGCCAAGCCTGCTTCACCTCCAGCGGGAAGCTGCTATTCAGTACGCTGTTGCGCCCCAGCTCCATCGTGTCCATCGGCGTCAACGAGCACAGCTTGCTCAACGTCGCATACTCCTCGATAAGCGGCTGCGActcgtggtggtggaagTACAGCGGGTCGGACGTGCTGATCGATACCCGCATCCCTTGGCGGAAATACTTCACGAAAGGACTGTCAAAGTACGCGGTGCTGAGCGCGTTGTCGCGCAAGGGGGAGAGTACGATGCCGATGCGGCAGTACATGTACAGGAACTGCATAATCCAACTTTGCGCGAGTGAGCTCACGTCGTGCACGACGtcgccgaggaggaaggagcTGACAAGCTGGTCGTACGCCGGCGCCTTCTCATTTACGGACGGCGTGAAGAAAAGTGTGTGGAGGCcgaggcgcgtgcgcagcgcattCAGCGACGCCAGGTTAGCCCAGACGTAGTAAAAGAAGTAGTAGTCGCTGCACCCACCACCGTGCGCCATCGCACTTCCGTGGCCGGCGGTCTGCCCATCCTCACGTAGTGCGTTGGTGCACGGAAGCGCGTCCGGGTCCACAGGAGTGGCGCTGAAATTTTCAGAGCGCACGACAGCGTGAGTGCGAATGCCGAGGGCGCCGGTgtggcacagcagctgcgccacgtccGACCACTGCGGATCCTGTGGGCACAGCGTCGCCATGAAGAGGGGATAGAAAATGTGCCGCAGCTGATCACCAACGGTggtgcagagagagggaagctGGCTTGGCCCCAGCTGCTTCGTGGAGTGGCGCTCTCGCTGAATCGCCAGCACCCATCGATTGCGCGAAAACTTGTTGAAGCCCTGCCGACGCACCCACACCGCGAGTCGCGTGAGCTCCTCCGGGTGGTGCCCGCAGATCTCCAGCATCATCTCGGTCGCCGTCATCTGCTGCTTCTGGTACtcgcgctgctccagctcggcgcggAGCAGCATGCCGCACAGGTTTCCGTGGCTCGGTCCATCGGTTGACAAGAgtgcctgcagcagcgtcgcaccAAAGGCGCCAGCGGGGTTCAGCTTCGCATCGAACGGGTCGTATGGCAGGTACTTGTTGCGGTACAGTGTAGGTTGCAAGCCGAGTCCCTCCACCGTGAGCTCGCGCGGGTCTTGGATACCGCCCGCTTCAAGGTAGGCAGCCAGTGTCACGACCTGCTGCGTGTGGGGGTCGACGTAGAGGGGAGCGCGCGGCTGCTCTAGCGCCGTAGTCACCACGtactccagcagcaccggcgccacaACAGACGTGCGCATGTTCACGCCATTGTCGACGCGCGTGCACGGGGCGTagacgccaccgtcgcggtACAGCTCATCATAGTTGCCTTCGATTTCCAGGTTAAGCAACAGGTACAGGCGGAACTTCTCGGCGATGGAGGTGAGGCGCATGCGGGCGGTGGAGAGACACGGGCCGTTCTCGATGGCCCCGTAGACGGCGCGGATATCGCGCACGTACTGTTCCCATGGCACGACACGAGTGCGCATGCCTTCAAAGCCAAAGACGCCGTGGCGAAACTCGAGCCCCATGAGCGAGGCCACCGCTGTGGAGTCATCAGTCTGTGATAGCGGGCCTTTCGGCATCTTGCCGGCTGGCGACGAAAGAGGGGAAGACACCGACGCGGCTTGCGACCCCCCCAACGCCGAAGTAGCAGGCGCCGCAGTGCCGCAGTAACgcctctccagctcctctgctGTCAAAGGCACCTCTAGCTGCCCTTGGTCCGTATTCTTGTACGCCTGACGAGCCTGGATGATGTGCGCCATGATGCCGACGCACTTGAGGTAGTCTTTGTCGCCCTCATCGCCGTCGATCATGATGCGATGATACGTGGGTgccacagcggcgtcggaggcCTCCAACGCGCCCCTGCCACGAAAATCCCTTTGGGCCTTATCACCGTCATCAGAGCCCGGCATCTCtccgctgccatcgccgaTGCCTCGGAAGGGCTCGAAGGATGCGGAGATGGCGGAGCAGGGCTGCCGCAGGTGCTTGTGGGAAAGGATGCGCTCAATGACGGGCGTGGCACCCCCCTGCATCTTGGGCTGCGCGCGAGTGTTGCTTTCCATGGTCGCCGCTGTGCATGGGCGCACCTGTGTCGGTGTcggtgggggaggagcgCAGttggtgtgcgcgcgcaagGCCCTGCTctctgttttgttttgtttttccttttcgaAGAGGTGAAGGTCAAGGGAGAGGTACAGAGAAGGAATGGTGACCAGCTGAAAGGGAGTACACGCACGTTCGCATACGCAAGACAAGCGAATGGATGGGCATGCTGGCGCAGACTCGCATCCCCCTGCCCGTTACGCCTGCGACAACAGCAGTGAGGTAGGCGTGCCAAGGGAGATAGGGGAGAGGTGCGCGTGAGCCACTCCGCCTTTCGCACCCGCTGACACAGCGCTTCAGTTGCGGATGACCTCGATGGGCAGCACGGTGCACACCGTCCAAGTTGTTCCAACGTGGTGCGTGACGGGTGTGAGGCTGCTTGCCTCTCTTGTCTCATGCCCTCTTGGATGAGCGTCGTTGCTGTCATCGTGGATGGGAAACGCATGCTAATGATGTGGCCGCGAGCAGCCATGGGCGTCACATCAGCGCATGCGGGGCCGAACACACAAATACgcaacacgaaaaaaaaaagaatacAATAAGTATAGCGCGCGAGCCACATCGAAGACAGTTCAACAGgttgcacgcgcgcgtgccggcggGAGAGAAGCAAAGACAACGGTTCCtgtcctcccctccccctgcatACGAAGAAATACGAAGCGGAAGTGGCTTGGTCTTCCTCAGGAGACGCAGACCGCCCGCACTCCGCGTCGGCACATCAGATAAACACGCAAACTCAAGTGCGTGTGAGGGAAGAAAAGGGATAGGGGCTGTGCACGCGGGGCGATCGCCTCTCCACCGGGTACACTTTCCCCTCCGCACTTTACACATCATTTGCTTAAGCGGCCTCGTTTtcgcgcacagacacacacgcccgcgCACGCGTCACCTACACCCAatggcggctgcgctggTCGACTGCATGCCACCTAAAGGTTTGAATGAGAAACCAAATACCTACTCTCCACAAGGCGCGTGGCGGAGGTAGAGGTGCGGCGTGGCGCACGCTGTCGCCGTGCgattgcgcagcagcgccgcgtagCGACCCGGGAAACGCGCGCCCCTTGCACGcacagcctcctcctcctccgttcAAAGCCTCCTGTTCTGCGAAGCTGTGAGTGAGTCACGGTCCTGTCACTGGCCTTTCTTCGCATCCTGTGCCTCGGCGGTGGCCTTTGCGCGAGCGTGGTTGTGCCAGCGCTCCTCcacgagagagcgcgcggccAGTAGCGTGCAGGACaccatcggcagcagcacaatCAACTGCGAGACGAGCGAATGGTCCCACGGAATGTACAGCTGCGGGGTGAGCGATGGGTGGAACTGCAGGTcgtcggcggcacgcgcggctCGCAGGAAGGAGCCGGATTGCACGTGGCGCTCCAAGACTGCGAACATGCGCTCCGTGCTTTGTGGGACGGCCATGTTCGTGTTTGCCGCAATGGAGCGCAGCGTGCTCGTCACAGAGGCGATCGTGTGCAGACACCCCTGATGCTCCCGCGCCCGCTTCCAGGCCGCCACGTCGGCAGGCTTGAAAGAAGCCAAGCCGATCTGCTGTGTTACGACAGAGAGAAGCGCCGCGCGTACCTCGGCCTCCAGTGAAGCGGCCCGCAGTCGGTACGACAAAGGTGTGAGAGAAGCTGCTGAAAAACTCGTCCTACCGGAGGACGCAACATCGGAGGCATCCGGCACCTCCACGGGAAGCATGCAGTACGCTTGCCGCACGTCAGCGACGAAGCACTGCACCTTGCCCGCTGCATCCCCCggcagcgcagacgccggcacACTAAAGAGCGACAGGCCAaacagctccgcctcctggCCAACCTCAGGCAGAAAGGCATGCTTCAGCGTCGGCAAGCCGAGCTGCTGTTGGTTTGCCAAGTGCTCCAGCTTGCGCAACACGCGCTTCGCGCTAGGGAAGCGCCCACTCTGTGCTTCCTTGAAGAGTGCAGCGATCACTTCATCCCGCACCTGCGACTGCAGACGCACAAAGGTATAAAGCGTGTGAGTCGGAAGCGGgacagctgccgcagcggtgctcaGGCCGTCTGCCAGCCGCTCCTTCATCAGAGCAAGCGCCGCATGTACGCtgggcagcaacgccgggGAGTCCACCCAAACACCCAGCCCGTAAAATGCGGGAGGGAGCGAGGCAGAGGTCAAGGCAGGGGTGCCTTCCAGAGTGGAGCACCTCGCCTGCAGGTCTACCAGAACGCGATCCATCGGTAGCTCTACATGCTCATGGCTCACCGTCGTCCAATGTACACCGATGACGACAAGAAATATGAATGCGCTGAGTGCCGCAAAGCTGTTTGTAGCGTTGCGCCGCCACGTCtcggacggcgccgccactgccgtgaACTTCGGTCTAGGAAGACTGCTCGGCATGGCGCCACTTGCTCGACCTATGCGGAagtgaaagagggagggtggagaagctcagctgcaggaggagtatgtgtgtgtgtgtctgtgtgtgtgcgttaATGGCGAGAGTGTATGAGATTACGTACAAAAAAACGGCTACACGTCACCAATTCTGTACTCTGTTCTCGTCGCCTCCTTCGACCTCCTCTTATGCCGATTATGTTACGCTGTGGGTGTCGCGCAAACATACACACCcaagatacacacacacacggcgccAGCATGGTGCAGAGCGCCGCACGATGCAAAGGAGGAAGCAGGACAGATAAGAGAACAGGGATGCAATCAGCCGGAATCGAAaacagaggaagagacgcAAGTTGGGGGATGGCAGAGCAGAACCCGCGTACacgtacgcgtgtgtgtgcgtggcacGTGTGTGGCAGAGCCACTGCGCCTCCCCTTGCATTTTATTCGCTGTGCGGGTTCCGTGCACttcaccctccccccctcccagcCCCGTCCCCTTCTCCCGCGCTCCTCTCATAAGTGCAGTGATGGCTGAGGACAGTCGCCAAGCGCCACCGAGCGCCATAGTTtcacacgtgcacacgctctTTTCGAGAAACACGCCCGACTCACTCCATTGCCGCACGCTCAAACACACTTCGAACAGTCCTCTAGCGCAGTCTGTAGCTCCGACTCCAAATGCCGCAGGTACGTCGAGGAAGCAGCGGTTGCAATGTGCACGGTGCCTGCGTTGTCCTCGAGAGCGGCTTTAAGCCGATGCATGCCCGCCGTGCCTGAcccagcagccgcgccgggCATCCCGTTGGCATCACGGGATGAGTAAACACAGGCGCCGCCGTGAGGTATGCTGCACTGTGAGCGATGCTGCTTCACAGGCGAGCCCGCTGCCCGCACTGCGAGCTCGAGTCcgatgcacgcgcagaggcCTGCGTGCCACtgcggtgatggcggtgacACCGAGCGGAGAACCTCATATCCTTCGGCACGGTCGATGGTCGACTGCGCCAAGTCCTTTACGGAAGCGGGTGGCGCATCCCATGTTGTGGCGCCGGTGGGGACCCACATCCCTCTAGCACGAGGCGTCCGCTTGGCCGACGGGGACAGAGGGgtcgtggcagcggcagcggcagtcacCGAGTTATTACCTGGGCAACTCATACGAGCACCaatcagctgctgcgcaagttTATGATCATCAATGATCTGCAGGTGGCTGCGCTTCCCCTCCGTCATCGACCGCGTCGCCTGCGACCTAGCAGGGCGGAAGCAGCActcagcgacgacgccgctgcacttgtgcggcagcgccgtcagcagctcctcctgtCGTCGACGATTCCGCTCCGTCTGCGGCTGAGAAAAGGCGGGGTCGCTGAAGTGCATTTGTGCACAGCAGgtcgcctccttcgcctctgcGCCCGCCGCAGTTCGGGTACGCCGCTCTCGCACCGTCTCGGCTGCTAGGCCGTTGCCCTCTGAAAGTCGCCGGGAACGCTCCTCTGCAAGCACGCGGCTCCGTGCATCAACGAAGGGGTGAAAGGTGCACGTCTCCGCATCGCCCTCCACCTGCAAATGGCGAATCTCGCGCCGCCACTGTAGCTCCTCCCGCTCTGCGTAAAGGGCGTCAAAGACGGTGTAGCCAACGGCGAAGGGCCGATTGGTGTCTGCGTGGCGTGGTGGGCTCTCAcgagctgccgcaccgccggctGCAAGGGCaatcgctgctgttgtgtcCTTGTTGCACTGCGCACCCGGTGGTCGCTGTCTCGCCgaggagcgctgctgcccatcaCGATGAgttcgcgccgccgcagacgcgcCGTTACTAGGTGCCTTTGGCTTGTACAGCTCTGTGTGCATCCACTTTTCCCTCATCAGCTCAATGAATGCCCGAACCGCCGCGCGCTCATCGCTGTCGCGGAAGAGGCGGCCGAACACCTGCGGCGGAGCTACTGCAGCACGACCGTCGTcgctcgtct is from Leishmania infantum JPCM5 genome chromosome 32 and encodes:
- a CDS encoding adenosine monophosphate deaminase-like protein, with protein sequence MESNTRAQPKMQGGATPVIERILSHKHLRQPCSAISASFEPFRGIGDGSGEMPGSDDGDKAQRDFRGRGALEASDAAVAPTYHRIMIDGDEGDKDYLKCVGIMAHIIQARQAYKNTDQGQLEVPLTAEELERRYCGTAAPATSALGGSQAASVSSPLSSPAGKMPKGPLSQTDDSTAVASLMGLEFRHGVFGFEGMRTRVVPWEQYVRDIRAVYGAIENGPCLSTARMRLTSIAEKFRLYLLLNLEIEGNYDELYRDGGVYAPCTRVDNGVNMRTSVVAPVLLEYVVTTALEQPRAPLYVDPHTQQVVTLAAYLEAGGIQDPRELTVEGLGLQPTLYRNKYLPYDPFDAKLNPAGAFGATLLQALLSTDGPSHGNLCGMLLRAELEQREYQKQQMTATEMMLEICGHHPEELTRLAVWVRRQGFNKFSRNRWVLAIQRERHSTKQLGPSQLPSLCTTVGDQLRHIFYPLFMATLCPQDPQWSDVAQLLCHTGALGIRTHAVVRSENFSATPVDPDALPCTNALREDGQTAGHGSAMAHGGGCSDYYFFYYVWANLASLNALRTRLGLHTLFFTPSVNEKAPAYDQLVSSFLLGDVVHDVSSLAQSWIMQFLYMYCRIGIVLSPLRDNALSTAYFDSPFVKYFRQGMRVSISTSDPLYFHHHESQPLIEEYATLSKLCSLTPMDTMELGRNSVLNSSFPLEVKQAWLGERFSTLGAEGNDLRRCGVCDYRLQFRHETLAHEEALLNQLLAKAGIKAPGGVGSGVDGGDSDGGALSLHLIPYAQSVLVSDLVQQSRHSRRMNYTDQRIVYPRIDIYYGGHRSGFATEAVAALRQVVALRLKYVGNANRTAVATDANVHVEDVFSTTRQFDEAQWEYNTYYGVCILSQQGKTPLWPTFLPTITEFIRDMSVIRQTASSVALQRLATHRLHLLEQKFLLHLSMNISNEAGKREEKEWNNRDFFTAYKVDTNVHTDAGSNARTLLEFFVDKALNHGEDVVFERDHHPVTLKELLSEYEIDVHHITVDELNHRLNTHPDLREIFLSPFNFMQGRYFAELTKRTLDIYEEDAFSYAENRLSITGASEQEWYDLAHWFDCYGMASSRSRWMVCLPWHYRRLRRNGVLKNFGAFLDNVFHPLWEISMHPAKDTKFHYLLAHLSGFDCIADESKIDLPLTDVSPHDWNSDLNPPYSYYMYYIWANITSLNEFRASRGLSTFTLRPQCGERGSMDHPVSGFCLANSINHGVTLARHPVLEYMWYIAQVGVAMSPLSNTAGASAYLENPFPVFFHRGLNVSLATNQPLYFHFTREPLVEEYSIAAKLWKFELNDMSEIARNSVLQSGFSAAWKENALGPRYQLRSTLGNDVRRSRVSDIRVAYRYEVYHTELNFLDEQLAAASPGFAGKSSVPETASPPAEADASRGHMNSLLNGVSRFSTDAGCEPAAGAGRSPAPTASSQRMPRAMKLLEEELAICGDVWQGVASTPLLPTSTPNTDGSLTFLHTTNSRSVHLSRHSSSELLPPPLASRTAQLRGEIRRLDAELTRMRAVSLQVAGENNSIAVQVNALRERLQTEGLTILGGLCGSANEEEIEPSSTSSGESAVTGAAAVEEVEGGGGRPSL
- the TTA1 gene encoding putative GPI transamidase component Tta1; translated protein: MPSSLPRPKFTAVAAPSETWRRNATNSFAALSAFIFLVVIGVHWTTVSHEHVELPMDRVLVDLQARCSTLEGTPALTSASLPPAFYGLGVWVDSPALLPSVHAALALMKERLADGLSTAAAAVPLPTHTLYTFVRLQSQVRDEVIAALFKEAQSGRFPSAKRVLRKLEHLANQQQLGLPTLKHAFLPEVGQEAELFGLSLFSVPASALPGDAAGKVQCFVADVRQAYCMLPVEVPDASDVASSGRTSFSAASLTPLSYRLRAASLEAEVRAALLSVVTQQIGLASFKPADVAAWKRAREHQGCLHTIASVTSTLRSIAANTNMAVPQSTERMFAVLERHVQSGSFLRAARAADDLQFHPSLTPQLYIPWDHSLVSQLIVLLPMVSCTLLAARSLVEERWHNHARAKATAEAQDAKKGQ